From one Populus alba chromosome 17, ASM523922v2, whole genome shotgun sequence genomic stretch:
- the LOC118031868 gene encoding beta-glucuronosyltransferase GlcAT14B, whose product MKRLKSYYMHLRHHQNMERKWIFPLAIGSIVSLFLLFLTAITTSDGMSLFPFYRSFSSFSSKFVETKIHPIPTSNLPPPPRFAYLISGSAGDGSMLKRTLQALYHPNNQYVVHLDRESSDEERLDLSNFVKDHPVFLRFGNVRMITKANLVTYRGPTMVANTLHAAAILLRESGDWDWFINLSASDYPLVTQDDLLHTFSYVPRDLNFIDHTSNIGWKEFQRAKPVIIDPGLYMTKKADVFWITQRRSVPTAFKLFTGSAWMALSRPFIDYTIWGWDNLPRTVLMYYANFISSPEGYFHTVICNAQEFRNTTVNSDLHFISWDNPPKQHPHHLNLADMQRMIDSNAPFARKFPQDDPVLDKIDSELLSRGPGMFTPGGWCVGSRENGTDPCSAIGNITVLRPGPGAKRLETLITTLLSNENFRPRQCK is encoded by the exons ATGAAGAGATTGAAGAGCTACTACATGCACCTACGCCACCACCAAAACATGGAAAGGAAATGGATATTTCCTTTAGCTATTGGCTCTATAGTCTCCCTTTTCCTCCTCTTCCTTACAGCAATCACCACCTCAGACGGCATGTCTCTGTTTCCTTTCTACcgctctttctcttctttcagCTCTAAATTTGTTGAAACTAAAATCCACCCGATACCCACTTCAAATCTCCCTCCACCCCCTCGATTTGCCTACTTAATCTCTGGCTCTGCCGGTGATGGCAGCATGTTGAAGCGGACCTTACAAGCTCTCTACCATCCCAACAACCAATATGTTGTTCATTTGGACAGGGAATCCTCGGACGAGGAGAGATTAGATCTAAGCAATTTTGTTAAAGACCATCCTGTTTTTCTCAGGTTTGGTAACGTAAGAATGATTACTAAAGCTAATCTTGTTACTTATAGAGGACCCACTATGGTGGCTAATACATTACATGCTGCTGCTATCTTGTTGAGAGAAAGTGGGGATTGGGATTGGTTTATTAATCTTAGTGCATCTGATTATCCACTTGTTACACAGGATG ATCTGTTGCACACGTTTTCATATGTGCCAAGGgatcttaattttattgatcATACAAGTAACATTGGATGGAAAGA GTTTCAAAGGGCAAAGCCGGTAATTATAGATCCGGGGTTGTATATGACAAAGAAAGCTGATGTATTTTGGATCACGCAGAGGAGGAGTGTCCCAACAGCATTTAAATTGTTTACAG GTTCTGCCTGGATGGCGCTGTCTCGGCCTTTTATTGATTATACCATATGGGGATGGGACAATTTGCCTCGAACAGTGCTAATGTACTATGCGAACTTTATATCTTCCCCAGAAGGTTACTTCCACACTGTCATTTGCAATGCTCAAGAATTTCGAAACACCACTGTGAACAGCGACCTGCATTTCATATCTTGGGACAACCCACCGAAGCAGCATCCACATCACCTCAACCTTGCTGACATGCAAAGGATGATTGACAGCAATGCTCCATTTGCTAGAAAGTTCCCCCAAGACGATCCTGTGCTTGACAAAATTGATTCTGAGCTCTTGTCTCGTGGTCCAGGCATGTTTACTCCTGGTGGTTGGTGCGTAGGAAGTAGGGAGAATGGGACCGATCCATGCTCTGCTATCGGTAATATAACGGTCCTTAGACCTGGCCCTGGAGCTAAAAGGTTGGAGACACTGATCACCACTCTGCtatcaaatgaaaattttcgaCCAAGACAGTGCAAATAG
- the LOC118031869 gene encoding pentatricopeptide repeat-containing protein At5g39980, chloroplastic produces the protein MSPLSLPATSMQVLDHLPSSNIFLPLLPLIKIHIYTTISRKPRRRARSLLLYAARKDIWTRNTTTVPYRRKQRQEPVYLDHSVDMTELLLSISQTQNEQQLYSLLSPYKDRQLSIRFMVSVISRESDWQRSLALLDWINDIARYSPSVFAYNVVLRNVLRAKQWDHAHGLFDEMRNRALAPDRYTYSTLITHFGKAGMFDASLFWLQQMEQDRVSGDLVLYSNLIELSRKLCDYSKAISIFMRLKRSGIMPDLVAYNSMINVFGKAKLFREAKLLMKEMKEVGVMPDTVSYSTLLSVYVENEKFVEALSVFAEMNEAKCPLDLTTCNVMIDVYGQLDMAKEADRLFWSMRKMGIEPNVVSYNTLLRVYGEAELFGEAIHLFRLMQKKDIEQNVVTYNTMIKVYGKSLEHEKATNLMQEMQNRGIEPNAITYSTIISIWGKAGKLDRAAMLFQKLRSSGVEIDQVLYQTMIVAYERSGLVAHAKRLLHELKHPDSIPRETAIKILARAGRIEEATWVFRQAFDAGEVKDISVFGCMVDLFSRNRKHANVIEVFEKMRGAGYFPDSNVIALVLNAYGKLHEFEKADALYKEMQEEECVFPDEVHFQMLSLYGARKDFMMIEALFERLDADPNINKKELHLVVASIYERKNRLNDASRIMNRMSKGGVLRSPA, from the coding sequence ATGTCTCCCCTCTCGTTACCTGCTACTTCCATGCAAGTACTGGATCACCTCCCATCTTCCAACATCTTCCTCCCACTTTTACCCCTAATTAAGATCCATATTTACACCACCATCTCAAGAAAACCCAGAAGAAGAGCCCGCTCTCTCCTCCTGTATGCTGCCAGAAAAGATATCTGGACAAGAAACACAACGACAGTACCTTACCGTAGAAAACAAAGACAGGAACCGGTTTATTTAGACCACAGTGTAGATATGACTGAGCTATTGCTCTCAATTAGCCAAACCCAAAACGAGCAACAACTATACTCTTTATTATCGCCTTATAAAGACAGGCAACTCTCAATTCGATTCATGGTTTCAGTTATCTCTCGCGAATCTGACTGGCAAAGATCCCTTGCCcttcttgattggattaatgATATTGCACGGTATTCCCCTTCTGTGTTTGCATACAATGTTGTTCTGCGTAATGTTTTAAGGGCTAAGCAATGGGACCATGCCCATGGCCTGTTTGACGAAATGCGTAACCGAGCTCTTGCACCGGATAGATATACGTATTCCACTTTGATAACCCATTTTGGGAAAGCGGGCATGTTTGATGCTTCCCTATTTTGGCTTCAACAAATGGAACAAGACCGTGTTTCGGGTGATCTTGTTTTGTATAGTAATTTGATCGAGCTTTCAAGGAAATTGTGTGATTATTCCAAGGCTATTTCGATATTTATGAGGCTGAAAAGGAGTGGGATTATGCCGGATTTAGTTGCATATAATTCGATGATTAATGTATTTGGAAAAGCTAAGTTGTTTAGAGAGGCAAAGTTGTTGATGAAGGAGATGAAGGAAGTGGGGGTTATGCCTGATACAGTTAGTTATTCGACGCTGTTGAGTGTTTATGTTGAGAATGAGAAGTTTGTTGAGGCCTTGTCTGTTTTTGCAGAGATGAATGAGGCTAAGTGCCCGCTTGATCTCACGACGTGTAATGTCATGATTGATGTTTATGGGCAGCTTGATATGGCTAAGGAAGCGGATAGGTTGTTTTGGAGCATGAGGAAGATGGGAATTGAACCAAATGTTGTTAGTTATAATACCCTCTTGAGAGTTTATGGAGAGGCCGAGCTTTTTGGTGAAGCTATTCATTTATTTAGGTTGATGCAGAAGAAGGATATTGAGCAGAATGTTGTCACTTATAATACTATGATTAAGGTTTATGGGAAATCACTTGAGCATGAGAAGGCCACAAATCTTATGCAGGAAATGCAGAATAGAGGAATTGAACCAAATGCCATTACATACTCAACAATCATTTCTATTTGGGGTAAGGCAGGGAAATTGGATAGGGCAGCAATGTTGTTTCAAAAACTGAGAAGTTCAGGGGTTGAGATCGATCAAGTCCTTTATCAGACAATGATTGTGGCTTATGAACGTTCAGGTTTGGTTGCTCATGCTAAGCGACTGCTTCACGAGCTCAAACACCCAGACAGTATCCCTAGGGAAACTGCTATTAAAATTCTTGCCAGAGCTGGTAGAATAGAAGAGGCCACATGGGTTTTTCGTCAGGCTTTTGATGCTGGGGAGGTGAAGGATATATCTGTGTTTGGATGCATGGTTGATCTTTTTTCAAGAAACAGAAAACATGCAAATGTGATTGAGGTGTTTGAAAAGATGAGGGGAGCTGGATACTTTCCTGATTCTAATGTGATTGCTCTTGTTCTGAATGCATACGGGAAGTTGCATGAATTTGAGAAGGCCGATGCTTTATATAAAGAAATGCAGGAAGAAGAATGTGTTTTTCCAGATGAAGTTCATTTCCAGATGCTGAGTTTATATGGTGCAAGAAAAGACTTTATGATGATCGAGGCCTTGTTCGAGAGGCTGGATGCTGATCCTAACATCAACAAGAAAGagttgcatcttgttgttgccagcatttatgaaagaaaaaatagattaaatgatGCATCACGGATCATGAACAGGATGAGTAAAGGAGGCGTTTTGAGATCACCAGCGTAG
- the LOC118031870 gene encoding HIPL1 protein: protein MDGIPSIIFLFCNMLLLTRYGSSYPLCTDLRSPFIPKSPLAFCQYNGSVCCNSTEDVKLQKQFKSLNVSGYGCASLLKSTLCSRCDPFSAELYRIASAPRVVPVLCNSTVSANSSQSQLAATDFCSKVWDECHNLSISNSPFAIDKGGSVVNSSSNLTELWESKGAFCNEFGGASDDGSVCFDGGPVSLNSSESPSLPGGICLEKIANGSYLNMVAHPDGSNRVFLANQQGKIWLATVPAEGSGETLGIDESNPFLDLTDEVYYDTELGMMGIAFHPNFQQNGRFFASFNCDKVKWPECAGRCSCNSEMGCDPSKLPPENGAQPCQYHSIIAEFSANGTSSQPSLATSVQPQEVRRIFTMGLPFAAHHAGQILFGPEDGYLYFMMGDGGSTGDPYNFSQNKKSLLGKIMRLDIDNIPSGQMITDQGLWGNYSVPGDNAFSEDEGLEPEIWALGLRNPWRCSFDAERPSYFLCADVGQDQYEEVDLITKGGNYGWRVYEGPFLYHPPTSPGGNTSVSSINPIFPVMGYNHSEVNIEEGSASITGGYFYRSMTDPCMYGRYLFSDLYAGEIWAGTENPEDSGNFTSSKLPVSCARDTPIPCTTAAGSSFPLLGFIFSFGQDNRKDVFILASSGVYRIARPSRCSYVCSMEKVTAPVPSSPSPSAGKRLSKPLTALLNILFSAPLLISLNFQDI from the exons ATGGATGGTATTCCTTCCATCATCTTCTTGTTCTGTAACATGCTGCTTCTCACTCGTTATGGTTCTTCATATCCGCTGTGCACGGATTTAA GGTCTCCCTTTATCCCGAAATCACCTCTCGCTTTCTGTCAATACAATGGAAGCGTTTGCTGTAACTCCACTGAAGATGTTAAGTTGCAGAAACAGTTTAAATCATTGAATGTTTCTGGTTATGGCTGTGCTTCTCTTCTGAAATCAACACTCTGCTCA AGATGTGATCCGTTTTCAGCAGAGCTTTATAGAATTGCATCGGCTCCTCGAGTAGTTCCTGTCCTTTGCAATTCCACAGTTTCAGCAAACTCATCCCAGTCCCAACTTGCTGCTACAGACTTCTGCTCAAAAGTTTGGGATGAATGCCATAATTTATCCATATCAAATTCTCCTTTCGCAATAGACAAAGGTGGATCTGTGGTTAATTCTTCTTCCAATCTGACGGAATTATGGGAGTCCAAGGGTGCTTTCTGTAATGAGTTTGGAGGAGCTTCCGATGATGGTTCGGTATGTTTCGATGGTGGACCAGTTTCACTAAACAGTTCTGAAAGTCCAAGCCTGCCTGGTGGTATCTGCCTCGAGAAGATTGCGAACGGATCCTACCTTAACATGGTAGCTCATCCTGATGGTTCAAACCGTGTCTTCTTAGCAAACCAACAGGGCAAGATTTGGTTGGCTACGGTTCCTGCTGAGGGATCAGGAGAAACTCTAGGGATTGATGAATCAAACCCTTTTCTTGATTTGACCGACGAAGTATATTATGATACTGAATTGGGGATGATGGGAATAGCTTTTCATccaaattttcaacaaaatggacgcttctttgcttcttttaaCTGTGATAAGGTAAAATGGCCGGAATGTGCAGGAAGATGTTCATGTAACTCTGAAATGGGATGTGATCCTTCAAAGCTTCCCCCTGAGAACGGAGCGCAACCTTGCCAGTATCACAGCATCATAGCAGAGTTCAGTGCAAACGGTACCTCATCGCAACCTTCCTTG GCAACAAGCGTGCAACCACAGGAAGTCCGAAGAATATTTACCATGGGTTTGCCATTTGCTGCCCATCATGCTGGTCAGATACTTTTTGGACCTGAAGATGGATATCTGTACTTTATGATGGGAGATGGTGGAAGTACAGGTGATCCTTACAATTTTTCACAAAACAAGAAATCATTGCTTGGAAAAATTATGAGGCTGGACATAGACAACATTCCAA GTGGTCAAATGATCACTGACCAAGGCCTGTGGGGAAATTACTCTGTCCCTGGAGATAATGCATTTTCTGAAGACGAGGGATTGGAGCCTGAAATCTGGGCACTAGGATTAAGAAATCCTTGGCGATGCTCTTTTGATGCAGAGAGGCCTTCCTACTTTCTCTGTGCAGATGTTGGCCAG GATCAATATGAAGAGGTAGATCTCATCACCAAGGGTGGTAACTACGGATGGCGTGTTTATGAGGGTCCATTTCTGTACCATCCCCCAACTTCTCCAGGGGGGAATACATCTGTGAGTTCCATAAATCCAATTTTTCCTGTAATGGGATACAACCACTCAGAAGTAAACATTGAAGAAGGATCTGCATCAATTACAGGAGGCTATTTCTATCGATCGATGACTGATCCATGCATGTATGGAAG ATACCTTTTTTCGGATTTGTACGCCGGAGAAATATGGGCTGGAACAGAGAACCCGGAAGATAGCGGGAACTTCACAAGCAGTAAGCTTCCTGTTAGTTGTGCCCGTGACACTCCTATCCCATGCACGACGGCAGCAGGGAGTTCTTTCCCTTTACTGGGATTCATATTCTCTTTTGGTCAGGATAACAGGAAAGACGTGTTTATTTTAGCCAGCAGTGGTGTATACAGAATAGCTCGTCCTAGCAGATGCAGTTACGTTTGCTCAATGGAGAAAGTCACAGCTCCTGTTCCCTCCTCCCCTTCCCCTTCTGCCGGAAAACGTCTCAGCAAGCCACTAACAGCGCTgctaaatattcttttttctgcTCCGTTGTTGATATCATTGAACTTTCAAGACATATAA